The stretch of DNA tgtatgtgtgtgtgtgtgtgtgtgtgtgtgtgtgtgtgtgtgtgtgtgtgtgtatgtttgttactccttcacgcaaaaactactggacggatttggctgaaatttggaatggagatagataatattctggattagcacataggctactttttatcccggaaaatcaaagagttcccacgggatttcgaaaaacctaaatccacgctggcgaagtcgcgggcatcggctagttatttaataattacatgataattaattaagtaaacttaaaactaaggtTACGAGGGTTCCTAACGCGCCCTGGTAGTGCTGTTTATTACATTGATGAAGTATTTTTCTCAAACTTTCCAAGGAAAATAGATACACTTGGTCACCTCAAACATAACTTCCGTGTTTCCTCAAGTTGGAACACAAAGGTTTCTGTGCGAGGCTATAAAGTAACACTGCTTATAGGGTAGCGTCCCAGCGTCGAACCTTTTTCTGTTTGCCTTAATGGAAAATGCTTTATCGGCGCTCATGAATTAATGAGCAATGGCTTGACGAGCTGAAATGAAAGTGAGTTCTCTATGGATTTGATATTGTGATTAAGCTTAAGCTTTTTACTAAAAGCTTTTCATTAGTTTGACTTGTTggtataatattactatagtaactagctgatacccgcgacttcgttcgcgtggatttaggttttttaaaattcccgtgggaactctttgattttctgggataaaaagtagcctatgtgctaatccagggtataatctatctccattctaaatttcagcccaatccgtccagtagtttttgcgtgaaggagtaacaaacatacacacacacacacacacacacacacacatacaaactttcgcctttataatattagtgtgattcggtCGAAACTCTGGCCAagttcggattggcagacttcacacatctttgagaacgttatggagaattCTGAGGCAAGCAGATTTCTTTACGTGCTTTTACtttttatgtgcgttttaaatgaaatattagcacttgctttaacggtgacggaaaaatagatatttaatctaaatatataaaaggaaaagctgactgactgactgactgatctatcaacgcacaaatcgaactactggacgaatcggacTGAAACTTgccatgcagatagctactatgacgtaggtatccactaagaaaggatttttgaaaattcaactcctaagagGGTGAAattggggtttgaaatttgtgttgtccacgccgatgaagtcgcgggcgtaagcGAGTAGTAAAATATTGTGTTTGTATCATTTTGATTTTGAGGTTAGGTAGTGTGTAAATTATGTTTCATTAAcgaactacgagtaggtacgagtatgtacgCTCGGTCTATGGCTGACAAAATTCCACTACAAATTGCAGGCCGTCAGTGTACTGCGCGCTGTAATTAATGACTTCTAGCTAACTTTTAATGAGTGTCATGTAGTGCTAGTACCTACGTATGTGTAGTGAGTTCTGTgcttttagcaattaaaatttgaCGACCTGTCTGGTGCAGTGGTTCTTCTTAGAagcaattattaattaaatctagAATCCAATCTatctgagtttgttgtgggcttctttcagacctgggcgcgtttggaaacCCTTTAagatttagtttaaagtttacgtaattaattatcaccaaattacatcattatcttacaaattcaaaatttgacaatcaaaaagtgtagaATAATAATTGTATCCAATTTGACTTgacaaaaacaaacttaataTTCCCTAGTTGAATCCATACTAGGTAAGTAATGCAATCCATActgatctatacatataataaaattgtagaaaagtggtgtctgtacaatggaaatatataaaaaaaaagtagcaggggttgttattatatcgatgccgaacccgaaattgtatttaattttttttgtctgtttgtctgtttgtctgtgtgtttgtgcacgctaatctcagaaacggcttattcgatttagatacggttttcactaatatattgtagtaagcttcacttagcatttaatgtttatttcatgtcaatcggttcataaataaaaaagttatgtcaatttaaagaatcacgcgcgcctgagcgtccgtggctataacataaagcgcggtcactatttcacgcgaacgaagtcgcgggcacagctagtattatataaatgcgaaagtgataCCTTTTCATGGGTCAtgtgtttaaccgattttgatgaagggATATAAGAATTTGCATTCCGATAATCAAAGAGTCtccacggaaccctaaaaaaacttaattatgcTGTGTAAAAAGTAGTATGAACAGGAGTGAGAGATTGTTAGGCATTTCGGTAACGATCGTACGTCGTGGGGCACATGAGTTGTATGATGTAGATAGAGATGCAGACATTATCGTCAAATACCTTGCTAGGATTTAATATAACTGTTCACTGTCGCATCATTGCATATTAAACATAAGAGCAGCCACGACTAACATGACATTAGTAAAgttgtaagttaatcatgtaagtaatactagtaagtatttattaatttattgtattatgtaatttttgtaTTGGCTTTCATAATGTCGTTAGATATAGGTATAAGGGTGGCGGTTTTGTAATTTATCGCCAATACTGGCAATAAAGGTGAAGCCACTCAACTAACTATATGTACTTAACATAAGGCGGCAAGTCTTGCcacataaaaatgaaataagttAAATTGATGTTTTCAGAGTTTTAGTATGTAAAATCGTACGTGCACTTACGTCACGTATTTTTTTCTAATGCTTACTCAAATTCTTTTGGTAAGACCATATTTTTGGTCGCTTGTACACATCAGTCATGTTGAGGCTGTTTGCAACTCCACCATCTCTAGTACATGTTACCTCTCTGGCGCGTAGTCGAAGAAGTTAGTCAACAAATTGCAGTTCGTCGCCCCGTGGCCTAATTAGGTACTCAGTACCAGTAACAGCTAAGTTTTGATGAGTGCCATGTGCGTCGCGGGAACTTTGCCGACGTCATTATTTAGTATTCGCGCGAAAATTGGCCTCACAAGGCCTCGCGAGTGATTATTAATGTATACAGGCATCCTACTAATAGATGCTATAACtaaacatgaaaaaataataaggtAAATTATTTTGGGGATTCAAGAGcattgtaaaagttttttaaataaaaatatattctgttCTATCTTATTcctcttaatttatttaatactcACTCGCTGACTATTCATGAAATCTCAGGAACTATAAAGCCTGCTACCACACGAGTAGACTGCTACTAATATGGTATACACATGCTTCTAACCGTGTTTGGAAGTACTTAGGTACGTTGTGCCCCACTTGGGCACaacgtacctaagtaggtaacctAAACACTGGTTGGTCTGCATCGGTGGACACCCTCAGGCGGAGCAACGAGGAGTTGCCGATCTTCTGtactccgtcatcagcggttaGATGGAACCTCGCGAGGTTTTTAGTctgtaagagtccgacataaccactgtgctgctacgtggccggtggtatccaagTCATTTATCCAAATTGggctttttgattgtcaattgctgAATTTGTAAGATGTATTTAATGGTGATAGTTAATTAggttttaaaactaaagcaacgaggatagacggattttcctcacgaaacaAAATGACATCTATTTGAACATAGCTACGACCTTTCGAATATAAACTCATTCGCTGAACCGATGAGCCATAGAGTGTAACCATTGTTACGGTTAGTCgatcttctttttattttattttcccgaACCACGTGTAGGGGGTCAATTTGCCCAACTCTCGCAATGTCCGTTTGATCGCAGGTACATCCGGCCTTCTTTGGCGGCCAGCACAGCGTGAAATTGACTCTGTCGATTGTCTGACGTGAAAGACTTGTTTGCTGTTCGATAGGAATTTTACCTTGCTTTTActgtttataaaattactagatgatgcctgcgacttcgtccacgtggattaaggttttttgggttccgtaaaATCGTAATGGTATTCAtcgattttccggtataaagaGTATCCTGTTTATTCCCCGGAAGCAAGGCTacctaattttatcaaaatcgctCGAATGgataagccgtgaaaagctagcagacagacagacacactttataataattagtatggagaGTCATATTGTAtgaaagcggtgatagccaagTGTTTCGGGATAATCGGGAGGCCGGGTGTTCGATCTGGtaacacacctctaacttttcgaagttatgtgcgttttcagtaattaaatatcacttgctttaatggtaaaggaaaacaccgtgaagaaatctgcatgcctgagggttctccatcattttctcaaaggtgcgtgaagagctaatccgcactggaccagcgtggcagactatggccttaaccctTCTCTCTCTGAAAGGATaccagttctcagtagtgggccggcgatgggttgatgatgaattTGACTTAGGTACATGTAAGCCCACAATCATAATAACCACTGCACCGTAGACGCTGAAAAAAATGTTGCATTGAATTGTATggaataagaaaaatattgaaaactttCCAATATTTAGCACTATTTTAGTCACGGAAAGGTTTGATAATGTTTAGTAAAAAATCGGTTGGTAAAAAGTATACTTTATTCATGAttctgtatttaaataaaaccaactgtacacatttttcaatataaaatgtttctgaaataaaattttatgttaatCTTTTCGCAGGCGACAATctggattttataaaaataaaaataagactaGAGGTGTCCTATTTTTTACCTTTCCCATAAATACGATGCTTATTATTATACGCTGGAGGCGAGACTTAGATAAAAAGGCGCGGGATAAAACTGCACTGTTACTTCCATATTTTCCttggtttaatttatttaatgccAGCGAATGCTGAGTATCGTTTTGGTCAAAAAGAGACGATACGCTTATTAACGTTGTTTTAGTTTAGAATATACTAGAAACATAATGTTCTTTCAAATTATATGTATGagttcttaaaaataataaaagttattaGGTGTCTACCTTCTGTGTACAATATAGAaccagcaaatgctgagtggagtccattttggttAAACACAGCACGCATCTTATTTTGAGtgatatttttactaatttgTCTGTAGGTACTATTTGTGGCTATGtataaacattttttctttctttcttttatttttgttcattGAAATTGTTACATACAGTTCATTTACAAGGAACCACAAGTTTAATTCGGTATAATCTGTCAAAAccgacaaatctgtatggtacaacgtgcagcTTGCTACATGCACCGTACTCCCACTAGTAAAGAAAAGTAAACAATACATAGCACTAACACACAGCACCACAGAAATCTTCTAGAACACACTCATCGCACATTTCACTCCAAGTCCATAATTAACAATTGTGTATTGTggggtctacatctcctgaggatgcgcTGGTTACGGAGTTTATTCTTAAATGTTCATATTCGAATTACTAAAATACCAATAAGTACATCAACTCGATCAGAGTGATTCTCTACAATAGCCAAGCCAGTCGCGTCTATAACCTATGGGACACTGCCGCGGTATAGACAAGATAAACTTAGAATGCTTTGCTTCAGCACAATTCCCATCTTCATCTCTCTTAAATCCTTCCCCACAATCACTCACACTGTCGTCTCCTAAAGTTCCGTTTTCTTTCAATTTCCCATGATATTTTGGTTCTATTAATTCAACATCTTCTTTCGGATTACTCGTATTCGTAAATTCAGGAACACTTTTCTCAATTCTATTTTTACCTATAGTTTCATTAGTATGTTCGATATTTACTCTAATATTGCTGTAATCACTTCTCAATTTATCAAACACATAAGTTTTGTACATTTCTAGTACATGACTGACTGTTTTAACTAACACACTTGTACTTTTTTCTGGAGGTTTATTCGTAAATTTTTTATCAACATCAAcagttttgtatgaaaatatttcctTCACAAGAACATCAGCTAAAATTTCGCTCCACGACGTAGTTTGAGTTGCATTTCTGGAATCCCTTTCCTGCAGATTCTGTAGTTTCCGTAATATAACCGCCTGTCGCTCAAAGTCTTCGTGGTAACTCGTATTCTCGATGTAGAAGCAATTTGTTTCACTTATAATAACGAGAGCACTGTATAATAATGTAAGAACGGTATTCattatttttcctttatttttccAACGATACGCAAGAGGGATACACAATAGAACTAACGAACGGTGAGGTTCAACTTTTGCAGATAATATTGATAAGAGGTACAGTCACGGAGTACAGTCGcgttgaaaataaataacagaatTAGACGGTAAAACATTCGTGATTATCAAACTTTAAATTACAATTATACTAACCAAAGATTTTAGAAGCTGAGTTTGTTGCAGAGTTGTATTTATTGGAATCAAATTCAAAGGTAAATTCCAAGCCATTTAGTCAGCATAGGCACCAttgtatactttttgattttatcaactgttaaatatgtaAAGATAATTAAGgaaatggtgataattaattagttaaacTTACAACTTCTTTGTAATAACtactaggtaataataattagtaaaggTGCCGTTCCACAGTTGCGCACTGTGTGCACGGACACACGACAAAAGTCGGTTGTTTCAGTCCATTACGCAGGCTGCGTAGACTGCAGTAGACGATACTGTCTAcagtaaaattacattttcataGAAAGTCAACGCGTGTCGTCTCCAAAGCGCAGCAATGGTCGAACGCCTTTatcattaaaaatgtataataattCATTTTAGATAATTAGTTAATAAGAATCTGATATTTGGCGAAGAGGagagaaaaattaaaacgaaCGATTTGACCTAACTGACCCGAGCTATAAATATTTCACTTATATTTTTGGTCGCACCTCTATACTTGGCCTTATGCAGCACTTGACACCGAAATTTATACTCCATATTAGATAAAAAAGCATGGCAAGTCGCCAAGTAGCCCGTAGGTTTAAGAGCGTCAGCTGTAATGTATATTCGTGTAACATTATACGTGACGTCGCCACATAAAGACGTTGCCAAGTTTTTACTAGCTGTTTAACCCGTGTTTTATTTCCTTGGAATTCCAGTGTTCTCTTTCGCTAGCGCAATAACCGTATAGCCGTTGAAATTTATATAAAGTGGcggaaattatttttcttggcaGCACTGTTGCGCTATTAGGCTGCGCTATTTCATGCCGTGTTTCATACAGGAACTACTTTGTTTATACGGGAAGGGGAATAGTCAAATAACTGCAAGTGCAATGTTTTGTATAAAGGCTCCTTTCACATTTTGCGAGTAAAGGTGTTTGTCCACTAATTCGTATTCAATTCGTATttgtttttggaaaaaatacggTTCAAAGTGGCCGCCGTACAAAACGCACGCGacgtgcactcattcgtatttttaggtacatatttaatagatttttgaCGTAAAAATACGAAAATGAGGAATGAATGCTTAAACTCCCTTAAGTTGGTTTCAGACAGATTTAACTTTGTTGAGGACGTAGAAAAAAATGTTGACcgttatttttttagatttccatcaataaaatatgtactatatttatttataatttgaatatttttaaaacttttgtaagCGACTGTTTTTGATATCACAGATAAATTGGAGACTATCAAAAAGCAAATGTTGACCGAGTGACGTTGCACTAACCGGACTGTTATGGTGAAAACAAATCTTATCACGCTATCAAATTCCTTTGAGCACCTAAAAATGTATCAAGGACGTTTCGCAAACTTCTATCGTTCGATAGCACTTATCTTGTTTCTCTATTAACTTGTTTGTTTGGAAAAGTTAAAGAAACGAATGaattaaatgtataaaaggaaaagctgactaactgactgatctatcaatgcacagctccaactactggactgatcaggctgaattttttttttcttttaaaaagaatattagccatgttaaatgactaatattcccctttcacTTGCACTTGACTCCTAATTctatttgacattaatttaaatttattttgttatcttaaatatttgcacactaataatttagtagaaagttaaggactctaatcataaatttccatcttattgtaccaactttctcgcaaataaataaattatcttatcttatcttatcttttcctctccaactaagcgtcagacttgtgctaggagtaggtacgacaatagtgcaacgggcggggtttgaaccgtcgacctttcggttttcagtccactcctttaccggttgagctattgaggctcttattttgcatgcagatagctgttatgacgtagatatccgttATATTCGTTTTGTTATATCATTATATCTTGATCAACTCCAAAGCCTACCTTTAAGCTATGGCCACACCCGCGCGTCATGTACGCGTGATGCAGACGCGATGCGGTAG from Maniola jurtina chromosome 10, ilManJurt1.1, whole genome shotgun sequence encodes:
- the LOC123868875 gene encoding uncharacterized protein LOC123868875, with protein sequence MNTVLTLLYSALVIISETNCFYIENTSYHEDFERQAVILRKLQNLQERDSRNATQTTSWSEILADVLVKEIFSYKTVDVDKKFTNKPPEKSTSVLVKTVSHVLEMYKTYVFDKLRSDYSNIRVNIEHTNETIGKNRIEKSVPEFTNTSNPKEDVELIEPKYHGKLKENGTLGDDSVSDCGEGFKRDEDGNCAEAKHSKFILSIPRQCPIGYRRDWLGYCRESL